In one Umezawaea sp. Da 62-37 genomic region, the following are encoded:
- a CDS encoding SSI family serine proteinase inhibitor, giving the protein MKTRVLALTALTVLLSGFGGVAQAAPARASNHDGTSLVLSVEGVEAEQGIPLKVTWLDCTGRSGHPRTADACADLATAGGDLAALHVGDRACTMIYEPVRTRMFGVWRGQWVSQTRTFPNACVLAGRAGALFDF; this is encoded by the coding sequence ATGAAGACACGCGTTCTGGCGCTGACCGCGCTGACGGTGCTGCTGTCCGGTTTCGGTGGCGTCGCGCAAGCCGCGCCCGCGCGGGCGTCGAACCACGACGGCACGTCGCTGGTGCTGTCGGTGGAGGGGGTCGAGGCGGAGCAGGGCATCCCGCTGAAGGTCACCTGGTTGGACTGCACCGGCCGGTCGGGACACCCCCGCACCGCCGACGCGTGCGCCGACCTCGCCACCGCGGGCGGTGACCTCGCGGCCCTGCACGTCGGGGACCGCGCGTGCACGATGATCTACGAGCCCGTCCGGACGCGCATGTTCGGCGTGTGGCGCGGGCAGTGGGTGTCCCAGACGCGCACCTTCCCGAACGCCTGCGTCCTGGCCGGTCGCGCCGGGGCGCTGTTCGACTTCTGA